The stretch of DNA CGACATAAGTCTGAGGGAAAGATGCGTCCTCGCTCCTGGTCTTCTGGATCCAGTGAGGCTGGCTCAAGTTCTAGTGGTAATCAAGGTGAATACAAGGCATCGATGAAATGTATAAAAGTAAGACATAAAACAAGAGAGGTTCGAAACAAAAAGGGGCGTAACGGGCAAAGCAGGCTTGCAGTGAAATCTGGTGAAAAGGCTGATAGAAAAGTCCACAGCGGAAGCAGTAGCAGCAGTAGCAGCGGGTCCATCAAACAGCTGTGCAAAAGAGGTAAAAGGCCATTAaaagaaattggaagaaaagaagctgGCGGTAATGATGGAAAAGATTTGTATTTagacagcagaaatgaaaaggaatataAAGAAGAACCCTTGTGGTATACTGAGCCGATCACAGAGTACTTTGTTCCTCTtagcagaaaaagcaagctGGAGACTACGTACCGCAACCGAGAAGATATATGTGGCGTAACATCAGAGGCTGTAGAAGAGTTGTCTGAATCAGTGCATGGTCTTTGTATTAGCAACAATAATATTCATAAAACATACCTCGCAGCAGGTACTTTCATCGATGGTCACTTTGTAGAAATGCCTGCAGTTCTAAATGAGGATATTGACCTCGCTGGGACCTCAATTTGTTCTCAACCGGAGGACGACAAATATTTAGATGATGTTCATCTATCAGAACTAACGCACTTCTATGAAGTGGATATTGATCAATCCATGTTGGATCCTGGTGCCTCAGATACGATGCAAGGGGAGAGTCGGATTTTAAATATGATTCGAcaaaagagtaaagaaaaaactGATTTTGAGGCAGAATGTTGCATAGTGTTAGATGGAATGGAGTTGCAAGGGGAAAGTGCAATATGGACAGATTCGACCAGCTCTGTTGGTGCTGAAGGGTGGTTCTTGCAAGACCTTAGTAATTTAGCTCAATTTTGGGAGTGCTGTTCATCTTCTAGTTCTGGTGATGCGGATGGGGAAAGTTTCGGAGGAGATTCTCCTATCAGATTCTCCCCCATCTTAGACAGCACAATGCTTAATTCACATATGCTTGCTGGCAATCAAGAGCTCTTTTCAGATATTAATGAAGGGTCTGGTATAAactcttgtttttcagtgtttgaagtGCAATGCAGTAACTCtgttttaccattttcttttgaaacactCAACttgggaaatgaaaatgcagattcTAGTAGCACTGGTAATATTCTTGGGAAAACACAGTCTAGATTGCTAATATGGACCAAAAATAGTGCCTTTGATGAAAATGAACACTGTTCCAATCTTTCAACAAGAACTTGTAGTCCATGGTCACACTCAGAAGAAACACGTTCAGATAATGAGACTTTAAATATTCCGTATGAAGAATCCACGCAATTTAATGCAGAAGATATTAATTATGTAGTTCCTAGAGTGTCTTCAAGTTATGTAGATGAAGAAATTCTAGACTTTTTGCCAGAAGAAACCTGCCAGCAACAAGCTAGAACTTTAGGAGAAATGCCcactttgattttcaaaaaaaaatctaagctaGAATCTGTCTGTGGTATTCAGCtagaacaaaaagcagaaagtaaagACTATGAAACTACACAAGGGTGTAGTGAAAGCAGTCCACATGGAGATGGCTACAGCTCAGGGGTTATTAAAGATATTTGGACAAATATGACAGACAGAAATTCTGCAGCAATGGTAGAAATAGAAGGAATAGAAGATGAATTGTTTTCAACTGATGTAAATAACTATTGCTGCTGTTTGGATACAGAAGCAAAAGTTGAAACCCTCCAGGAGCCCAATAAAGCAGTGCAGAGATCAGAGTATCACCTTTGGGAAGGTCAAAAAGAGAATTTAGAGAAGAGAGCCTTTGTCTCAAATGATTTATCAAAAGTAGATGGTGGTGACTATACAACACCATCGAAACCTTGGGATGTTAACCAAGATAAAGAAAACTCTTTTATACTTGGTGGTGTGTATGGGgagctgaaaacatttaacaGTGATGGAGAATGGGCGGTGGTGCCACCTAGTCACTCAAAAGGGAGCTTATTACAATGTGCAGCTTCTGATGTGGTGACGATAGCTGGTACAGATGTTTTTATGACTCCAGGTAACAGCTTTGCCCCTGGTCATAGGCAATTATGGAGGCCATTTGTATCATTTGAACAGAATGAGCAATCGAAGAGTGGAGATAATGGATTAAATAAGGGTTTCTCTTTTATCTTCCATGAAGACTTATTGGGAGCTTGTGGTAACTTTCAAGTTGAAGAACCAGGGCTTGAGTACTCATTCTCTTCCTTTGACCTGAACAATCCATTTTCTCAAGTTCTTCATGTAGAGTGTTCGTTTGAGCCAGAAGGAATTGCATCTTTCAGCCCTAGTTTTAAACCTAAGTCAATTCTGTGCTCTGATTCAGACAGTGAGGTTTTACACCCCAGGATATGTGGTGTTGATCGAACGCAGTACAGGGCTATACGGATTTCTCCGAGGACTCACTTTCGCCCAATTTCTGCATCTGAACTTTCTCCAGGTGGTGGAAGTGAGTCAGAATTTGAGTCAGAAAAAGATGAGGGAAGTATTGCTGTCCCTTCTCAAGTAGATGTGTTTGAGGATCCGCAAGCAGATCTCAAACCTCTGGAAGAAgatgcagaaaaggaagggcATTATTATGGAAAATCAGAGCTTGAATCTGGAAAGTTCCTTCCCAGATTAAAAAAGTCTGGAATGGAGAAGAGTGCACAAACATCATTGGATTCCCAAGAAGAATCGGCTGGGATGTTGCCAGTAGGAAACCAAGATCCATGTTTAGAATGCAGTATGAAAGAATCCCTAGATGGGAGGGCGATGGAGAGCTCTAAAGTAAACTGCAGAATAGTGGAGCCACGTGAGGAGACTAGCAGGTTTTGCAGTTGTAAAGCAGGGTGCCATTTCCCCACATACGAGGATAATCCTGTTTCTTCAGGAGAGCTTGAAGAGGTATGTGGATGTGTAAAATTATGGAATTTGCAGCTAACAGCTGATAACCAGCAGTTCATCATGTGACAGTTCAATTTAAATGATTGTAATTGTATAGCTCTCTAGAAAAATGTAGTCCTAtagaaacacaggaggttctgcctgaacatcaggaaacacttttttgctgtgagggtgaccAAGCAATGgcacgggttgcccagagaggttgtggagtcacCCTCCTTGGAGGTACTCAGAAGCcgtctggacatggtcctggtcAACCTCCTCTTGGTGgccctgcttcagcaggggggttggacacgatggcctccagaggtccctttgAACCTTGatcattctgtggttctgtgaaaaaaataaccatCTTCAGGAGTTACAGTGTCATCTTGCATAGCTTTagaaatatatgcatgtgtacACTCATGTGACTTTAAGATCTGTTTAccttaggtttttattttttcctgatttacaTATGTTAAAATGTGCATAAATTTTGAATAGTGAGATATTACTGATTTTGATTCaagtctattttaaaatactgaagaggaaaatatgaAGTCGGTCTTTTCAATATGAATTTCAACATGAATTGTAATTACTTCCAAGTAGAAGACTATGGAGTTGAATTACTGCATGTAAACTTAAGCAAAGAAGGGTTTCTAGAAAGGTttaattaatctgaaaaataaagtgttctCCTGTTGGTGTTagacacaaaaagaaacaaaacgCGGATGCAAAACGTACATTGCTACTGCAGCACCGTAAGGAGGCCTCAGTCTAACTAAGACTTAAGCTCAGAATTTTGTTTCAGGTCATTGTAGTCATAGGTTAAGTAACAATCAAGAGCAAAAACTCTTCCAGACATAAATAGCCAAGTCTTTCTTGCTGTTCGTTCCCTTTGCTCttgaggggaaaataataataaaaaaaaattgacctGCAAAATCATTTCACTGAGTGGCCAGCTCAGAGAAATTGTCTGGTTAGTTAGCAGTTGGATCTTAcactctcttttcctcttcagtctCTTCTTACGCATACTTGGCAGTTGTAGCACCTCCATTGGGAAGGCattcttttatgcttttaacTGGAGAGTTGTGCCTTGCTTGTGTTGTGCTGACTGTATGCTCCTCAATTACAAGTTTGAAATGCTAATTCATATATGGGAAAGCTAACCATTTTCTCGCTAAAACTAAAGCTAACCTTTTTGTTGAATGAAAACAGttccttattttgcttcttccccatttgtttcttctttcactcACCTTTAAATTAATTACTATTACTGCTTCTCTTACCAGTGTCAGTAAGCCGTTGTCTGCTGCTTGtacaagaaaatcaaataattgTGGTTCCTGCTTCCCTGGAGTCTGgggattttctgtgtttgtgccAGGCCTTGCAATAAAAGTTACCAAAAAAACATGAGTAAACTTAGGCTGTATGTCAGAAGAGATTCTGGAACTTACCTTTTACTGGGCAAACAGAATCTAGCTTTATCATACAGTAGGgcataataaatgaataaatggtATAATGCACTTATCTGTGATAGTGAGAGACTGAAGTTCCTTCCAGCCTCTTTACAGATCTCCTTTCTGGTTGCTTGGTGCTCCACAAGGATGCTTattctcatcttttcttcaaCTACTTACCCATACAAGAAAGTAATACGTTTCTGGTATAGGATAAGAAGTTTACAGTGGTTTACAGAGTTTATAGTAGCTATAAGGCTTGAAAAAAACTTAGTTACCCATTACTGGTCAGAAATTTCCAGTATTCTGTTTTGCTTAAGTTCCCTACAACAAGACGCAAGCCAACTGCTTCCTGTGTTCAGGTCACGTAATTTTATAGTAATTTTCATagcttcaaaattaaaagctacTGTTAAGTACAAAGGGCCAGTAACTATCTTGGCAGTCTGTACTCCAATTTGGTTTGAAATTAAGCTCTTCCTAGGGGGCTTGAGGAGCTTCATTACAACTTAAACTCAGAAAGACTGGGTTAACCAGCCCTCCTATATCTAGTGTGTCTCAAGAGGATGTGTATGCACTCTGAGCTTTCCTAAGAGCCATTAGTGTGCATCTGAAGTTAATTGGCTTTCTGGTTTGAGAACAGTTATCTACGTTTATTTATGGAGTTATATCTATTTGTAAAAGAGAAGCTTTATAAGCATTAAAACAATACATTCTAATGTGTTGGTTATGAAGTAAACTTCAGTCAGTAAAGATGATGACTATTTTGTGCCCAGGAATGGGTGTCATACAATTAGATCTTCTACATGTGAACTTTCTGTAAGAGTAGTAGTATTTTCATGGGTGTTAAATTCAGTATAAAATATGTAGAATTAGAACAGTTTAGGAGAGGCATTCCTCTTTGACACCCCATATGTATATGCACAGGAAAAAGTTTTAACCTGAGCAGAGGCTTGAAGAGAATTGACTGATTAGTAGAGattaatatttgtaaattcattttaaatgaggctttcatgctttgttttattgACTTCTGATAACATttaaatgtattgttttaaCTCGCTGTTACCCAACAAAGTTTGAGTTGTGTTCTGAGATACGGGTTTCTCCAACGTTTTGCATAAGTAATGGACTTGAAAATACTAATGTAGACCACAGGGTAATAGTGGATGAGTATGTTTTGTGTCACATTAACTTGAATTATATACATGCTGTGCAAATATACATCTTGGAATACCTTCTATTCATAAGAACGTATGAGAATCTTGTTGAGTTTCCTCCCTCGTACCTTCTTTAGTAGCATACCTTCTTTAGCAGAGCACTTCTTCAGGATTATAGCGTGTTTTGCGGCAGGAATTTGGTGATAGATCCTGGAGAAGTTATTCAAAAttgaattatatttatatacttagCCTTAAGATttagcttaaaagaaaataaaaatgggggCGGAGGGTTGGGGGACACTGAGGTAcaatcctttttcttccaagtaaaTGCTCTTACCACTTAGCTCTGGAGTAGTGGGTAAGTATGCACTGTGGTCCAGTTAATGGTCTATAACTA from Cygnus olor isolate bCygOlo1 chromosome 4, bCygOlo1.pri.v2, whole genome shotgun sequence encodes:
- the KIAA0232 gene encoding uncharacterized protein KIAA0232 homolog isoform X2, whose translation is MKKQAAVQCLRSASDESSGIETLVEELCSRLKDLQSKQEEKIHKKLEGSLSPETDLSPTAKDQVEMYYEAFPPLSEKPVCLQEIMTVWNKSKVCSYSSSSSSSTAPPTSTDTSSPKDCNSESEVTKDRSNKVPATVHERTQQKKSKNEKENKFSNNAVEDKPVLYKKQVRHKSEGKMRPRSWSSGSSEAGSSSSGNQGEYKASMKCIKVRHKTREVRNKKGRNGQSRLAVKSGEKADRKVHSGSSSSSSSGSIKQLCKRGKRPLKEIGRKEAGGNDGKDLYLDSRNEKEYKEEPLWYTEPITEYFVPLSRKSKLETTYRNREDICGVTSEAVEELSESVHGLCISNNNIHKTYLAAGTFIDGHFVEMPAVLNEDIDLAGTSICSQPEDDKYLDDVHLSELTHFYEVDIDQSMLDPGASDTMQGESRILNMIRQKSKEKTDFEAECCIVLDGMELQGESAIWTDSTSSVGAEGWFLQDLSNLAQFWECCSSSSSGDADGESFGGDSPIRFSPILDSTMLNSHMLAGNQELFSDINEGSGINSCFSVFEVQCSNSVLPFSFETLNLGNENADSSSTGNILGKTQSRLLIWTKNSAFDENEHCSNLSTRTCSPWSHSEETRSDNETLNIPYEESTQFNAEDINYVVPRVSSSYVDEEILDFLPEETCQQQARTLGEMPTLIFKKKSKLESVCGIQLEQKAESKDYETTQGCSESSPHGDGYSSGVIKDIWTNMTDRNSAAMVEIEGIEDELFSTDVNNYCCCLDTEAKVETLQEPNKAVQRSEYHLWEGQKENLEKRAFVSNDLSKVDGGDYTTPSKPWDVNQDKENSFILGGVYGELKTFNSDGEWAVVPPSHSKGSLLQCAASDVVTIAGTDVFMTPGNSFAPGHRQLWRPFVSFEQNEQSKSGDNGLNKGFSFIFHEDLLGACGNFQVEEPGLEYSFSSFDLNNPFSQVLHVECSFEPEGIASFSPSFKPKSILCSDSDSEVLHPRICGVDRTQYRAIRISPRTHFRPISASELSPGGGSESEFESEKDEGSIAVPSQVDVFEDPQADLKPLEEDAEKEGHYYGKSELESGKFLPRLKKSGMEKSAQTSLDSQEESAGMLPVGNQDPCLECSMKESLDGRAMESSKVNCRIVEPREETSRFCSCKAGCHFPTYEDNPVSSGELEERMSGSQEKQCWWEKALYSPLFPASQCEECYTNAKGENGVGEFADVKEISNDDEHLLDFNMVSSVYEARCADDIDAEAKPNGFRKKIYSSDSSSSEDTASEGGSEWADPCEEELFSRTQL
- the KIAA0232 gene encoding uncharacterized protein KIAA0232 homolog isoform X1; the protein is MRPICTVVVDGLPSESSSSSYPGPVSVSEMSLLHALGPVQTWLGQELEKCGIDAMIYTRYVLSLLLHDSYDYDLQEQENDIFLGWEKGAYKKWGKSKKKCSDLTLEEMKKQAAVQCLRSASDESSGIETLVEELCSRLKDLQSKQEEKIHKKLEGSLSPETDLSPTAKDQVEMYYEAFPPLSEKPVCLQEIMTVWNKSKVCSYSSSSSSSTAPPTSTDTSSPKDCNSESEVTKDRSNKVPATVHERTQQKKSKNEKENKFSNNAVEDKPVLYKKQVRHKSEGKMRPRSWSSGSSEAGSSSSGNQGEYKASMKCIKVRHKTREVRNKKGRNGQSRLAVKSGEKADRKVHSGSSSSSSSGSIKQLCKRGKRPLKEIGRKEAGGNDGKDLYLDSRNEKEYKEEPLWYTEPITEYFVPLSRKSKLETTYRNREDICGVTSEAVEELSESVHGLCISNNNIHKTYLAAGTFIDGHFVEMPAVLNEDIDLAGTSICSQPEDDKYLDDVHLSELTHFYEVDIDQSMLDPGASDTMQGESRILNMIRQKSKEKTDFEAECCIVLDGMELQGESAIWTDSTSSVGAEGWFLQDLSNLAQFWECCSSSSSGDADGESFGGDSPIRFSPILDSTMLNSHMLAGNQELFSDINEGSGINSCFSVFEVQCSNSVLPFSFETLNLGNENADSSSTGNILGKTQSRLLIWTKNSAFDENEHCSNLSTRTCSPWSHSEETRSDNETLNIPYEESTQFNAEDINYVVPRVSSSYVDEEILDFLPEETCQQQARTLGEMPTLIFKKKSKLESVCGIQLEQKAESKDYETTQGCSESSPHGDGYSSGVIKDIWTNMTDRNSAAMVEIEGIEDELFSTDVNNYCCCLDTEAKVETLQEPNKAVQRSEYHLWEGQKENLEKRAFVSNDLSKVDGGDYTTPSKPWDVNQDKENSFILGGVYGELKTFNSDGEWAVVPPSHSKGSLLQCAASDVVTIAGTDVFMTPGNSFAPGHRQLWRPFVSFEQNEQSKSGDNGLNKGFSFIFHEDLLGACGNFQVEEPGLEYSFSSFDLNNPFSQVLHVECSFEPEGIASFSPSFKPKSILCSDSDSEVLHPRICGVDRTQYRAIRISPRTHFRPISASELSPGGGSESEFESEKDEGSIAVPSQVDVFEDPQADLKPLEEDAEKEGHYYGKSELESGKFLPRLKKSGMEKSAQTSLDSQEESAGMLPVGNQDPCLECSMKESLDGRAMESSKVNCRIVEPREETSRFCSCKAGCHFPTYEDNPVSSGELEERMSGSQEKQCWWEKALYSPLFPASQCEECYTNAKGENGVGEFADVKEISNDDEHLLDFNMVSSVYEARCADDIDAEAKPNGFRKKIYSSDSSSSEDTASEGGSEWADPCEEELFSRTQL